The following are encoded in a window of Staphylospora marina genomic DNA:
- the serA gene encoding phosphoglycerate dehydrogenase produces MYNVLIADPIGGPGLEKLRNAGEIRILSGENLAGQELFPLVEEADALIVRSGTRVDEELLSHARRLKVIARAGVGVDNIDVNAATRRGIIVVNAPDGNTVSTAEHTFALLISMARNIPQASRSLLHGEWKRKEFTGVELSGKTLAIVGMGRIGSELAVRAKAFRMRVIAHDPYLTEERADKLGVEIVPFDEAVRQADFLSVHTPLTKETRHLINRDVLARMKEGVRIINCARGGIIDEEALLEAIRSGKVAGAALDVFEKEPPGDHPLLKLRQVVATPHLGASTVEAQQNVAEDVAEEVLNILRGKPFKNAVNLPPVPAELQARAVPFRKLAGNMGRFISALLPGPVRELKVILAGEVSDLDSSLLTRAVLSGLLARHLDRVNEVNALHLARERGIRVTEQKIPDTAGFTQQIRLEAETSHGTVTVSGTVLNGLGPRIIRVDGYSVDVAPKGHLLFIRHHDQPGAIGRVGTLLGNHGINIATMQVGRQAAGGAAIMVLRIDKPVPTGLLEELRTSAGIHSVTEIDLT; encoded by the coding sequence ATGTACAACGTGTTGATCGCTGATCCCATCGGCGGACCGGGTTTGGAGAAATTGCGAAATGCCGGAGAGATTCGGATTCTGTCCGGCGAAAACCTGGCCGGACAAGAACTCTTTCCGTTGGTGGAAGAAGCCGACGCCCTGATCGTCCGCAGCGGCACCCGGGTGGATGAAGAATTGCTGTCTCATGCCCGGCGTCTCAAAGTGATCGCCCGCGCGGGAGTGGGCGTGGACAACATCGACGTGAACGCGGCCACCCGCCGCGGCATCATTGTGGTGAACGCCCCGGACGGCAATACGGTCTCCACCGCCGAACACACCTTTGCCCTGCTCATTTCGATGGCCCGGAACATTCCCCAGGCCTCCCGCAGCCTGCTTCACGGTGAATGGAAGCGCAAGGAATTCACCGGCGTGGAACTCAGCGGAAAAACACTGGCCATCGTGGGCATGGGAAGAATCGGTTCGGAACTTGCCGTCCGGGCCAAAGCGTTTCGGATGCGGGTGATCGCCCATGACCCGTATCTGACGGAAGAACGCGCCGATAAATTGGGAGTGGAGATCGTCCCGTTTGACGAAGCGGTGCGACAGGCCGACTTTCTCAGCGTTCATACCCCTCTCACCAAAGAAACCCGTCACTTGATCAATCGGGACGTACTCGCCCGGATGAAAGAAGGGGTGCGGATCATCAACTGTGCCCGGGGCGGCATCATTGACGAAGAAGCCTTGCTGGAGGCGATTCGTTCTGGGAAAGTGGCCGGTGCCGCGTTGGATGTGTTTGAAAAAGAACCCCCGGGTGATCATCCCCTGCTGAAGCTGCGACAAGTGGTGGCCACTCCCCATCTGGGGGCATCCACGGTGGAAGCGCAACAAAACGTGGCCGAAGACGTGGCGGAAGAGGTCCTCAACATCTTGCGCGGCAAGCCTTTCAAAAATGCCGTCAACCTCCCGCCCGTCCCTGCGGAATTGCAGGCACGTGCCGTGCCGTTCCGCAAACTGGCCGGCAACATGGGCCGCTTCATCTCCGCCCTTCTTCCAGGACCGGTTCGCGAACTGAAAGTCATCCTGGCCGGGGAAGTGAGCGATTTGGACAGTTCTTTGCTGACCCGCGCCGTACTGAGCGGCCTTTTGGCCCGTCATCTCGACCGGGTCAACGAGGTGAACGCCCTGCATCTCGCCCGGGAGCGCGGAATCCGTGTAACGGAACAAAAGATTCCGGATACGGCCGGTTTCACTCAACAGATCCGCCTGGAAGCGGAAACGTCACACGGAACCGTCACCGTGTCCGGAACGGTTCTGAACGGATTGGGTCCGCGCATCATCCGCGTGGACGGGTACAGTGTCGACGTGGCTCCCAAAGGGCATCTGCTGTTCATCCGGCACCATGACCAGCCGGGAGCGATCGGACGCGTGGGCACGCTGCTCGGCAACCACGGCATCAACATCGCCACCATGCAGGTGGGGCGTCAGGCGGCCGGAGGTGCGGCCATCATGGTGCTGCGCATCGACAAACCCGTTCCGACCGGCCTTCTGGAGGAGCTGAGAACATCGGCCGGCATCCATTCGGTGACGGAAATTGATCTGACCTGA
- a CDS encoding pyridoxal-phosphate-dependent aminotransferase family protein yields MSTADHVHLRIPGPTPVPWRIQTAMSRPAIGHRSKEASVLIRDISRRLRNVFGTSSPVFPVSGSGTAALEAAAVNTVRPGDKVLVVVAGAFGKRFADILQRMDAEVVRLEIPWGSPCEPDRLAKELDRHREIRAVFLTHCETSTGVLHPVGELAETIRQRSDALVIVDGVSSVGGAPLNMDERGIDVAVTGSQKALMLPPGLAAVAVSPRAWHVIESNPRPRYYLDLLMYRHSLEQETTPFTPPVSLLFGLAESLNMLEEEGLQEVFRRHERLGKMTRRALEALGIRLLTDESCASPTVTAAMGGDRWTADELRAEMRNLGVVIAGGQGRLKGRIFRIGHMGHCHEPDLLAALGTLETALARLGVLSEPGAGIKAAQEVWIADVQRVDR; encoded by the coding sequence TTGTCGACCGCAGACCATGTCCATCTGCGAATTCCCGGTCCGACCCCGGTTCCGTGGCGCATCCAGACGGCCATGAGCCGCCCGGCCATCGGTCACCGAAGCAAGGAAGCATCCGTGCTGATCCGTGACATTTCCCGCAGACTCCGGAATGTGTTCGGCACTTCATCCCCCGTGTTCCCCGTTTCCGGCAGCGGCACGGCCGCGCTGGAAGCGGCGGCGGTCAACACCGTTCGTCCCGGAGACAAAGTCTTGGTCGTGGTGGCGGGAGCCTTCGGAAAGAGATTCGCGGACATCCTTCAGCGAATGGACGCGGAAGTGGTTCGGCTGGAGATTCCCTGGGGAAGTCCGTGCGAACCGGACCGATTGGCCAAAGAACTGGACCGACATCGGGAGATTCGGGCCGTGTTTCTCACCCATTGCGAAACATCGACCGGCGTGCTCCATCCGGTCGGTGAGCTGGCCGAAACGATCCGGCAGCGTTCGGACGCTTTGGTCATCGTGGACGGTGTCAGTTCGGTCGGCGGCGCTCCGTTGAACATGGACGAACGGGGAATCGACGTGGCCGTCACGGGCTCGCAAAAAGCCTTGATGCTCCCTCCCGGTCTTGCGGCGGTGGCCGTCAGTCCGCGGGCTTGGCACGTCATCGAATCCAATCCCCGTCCCCGGTATTATCTCGATCTTCTCATGTACCGTCACAGTCTGGAGCAGGAAACGACCCCGTTCACTCCTCCGGTCAGCCTGTTGTTCGGCTTGGCCGAATCCCTGAACATGCTGGAGGAAGAAGGACTTCAAGAAGTCTTCCGGCGGCATGAACGCTTGGGAAAAATGACCCGGCGCGCCTTGGAAGCGTTGGGCATCCGGCTGTTGACGGACGAATCTTGCGCCTCCCCCACGGTGACCGCCGCCATGGGCGGAGACCGCTGGACGGCGGATGAATTGCGCGCCGAAATGCGCAACCTGGGCGTGGTGATCGCCGGCGGCCAAGGCCGGCTCAAAGGACGAATTTTCCGAATCGGACACATGGGCCACTGCCATGAGCCCGATTTGCTCGCGGCGCTGGGGACTCTGGAAACGGCACTGGCACGGCTGGGAGTCCTTTCGGAGCCGGGCGCAGGCATCAAAGCGGCACAGGAGGTGTGGATCGCCGATGTACAACGTGTTGATCGCTGA
- a CDS encoding ATP-dependent helicase produces MHASVINREMLLDGLNGPQREAVTAADRHVVVFAGPGSGKTTVLTRRVLYLLQQGADPAELMVVTFTRAAAAEMKRRLGQIAGDGVRRWCIGTFHSLFLMLLREAGERIPPLLGETDQARLVRSVLAEKGFPSDDESVSERVSQIGLCKSMGILPGRLKVKEERNIRFRELFQEYEERKRRAGVWDYDDILITVLRRLTASETAREWTGRFEHILVDEFQDINQVQYEAVKRLAGTSGGLFVVGDDDQAIYGFRGSDPRFMLRMEHDFPGIRKVLLRTNYRSTEEIIQAGERLISRNRMRQAKPREGTGIRGPEPILWQPEDEEQEAEWVLRQLTDGTESAVLFRTTTQARALIDLLVRKNIPFFAYPGESSFYRKWQVQDVLAYLRTALRPDDSESLSRIINRPQRFVNGEDCLAAAKQRARETGISLLECLPGLFGLSRRQAKAMEQLVNHVRQLRRMSAKKAVRAVRHAVGYDRWMETFCEQTGNDPSAFAEPLEELERAAEAFPSVEGFLDHVGKVEQALENPCPDSPIKLMTLHKSKGLEFDRVFIIGLQAAVFPHRRALAGSESRIREAWEEERRLLYVGITRTRKELILSAAKHRLGKRVGISPFVRELGPGEFPSSRGSETDGKVRSDERSEAGKPEEDKTRFLSEPLKPGMRISHVKFGVGEVIRVTSLDGAVPGRKVLVRFGEGTRWLHFELSRQLGLVAVT; encoded by the coding sequence TTGCACGCGTCTGTCATCAACCGGGAGATGTTGCTCGACGGCTTGAACGGCCCGCAAAGAGAGGCCGTCACCGCCGCCGACCGGCACGTGGTCGTTTTTGCGGGGCCGGGAAGCGGAAAGACGACGGTGCTCACCCGTCGCGTGTTGTATCTCCTTCAACAAGGTGCCGATCCCGCGGAATTGATGGTTGTCACGTTTACCCGTGCCGCCGCCGCGGAGATGAAAAGACGTTTGGGACAGATAGCGGGTGATGGAGTCCGACGATGGTGCATCGGAACGTTTCACTCATTGTTTCTCATGTTGTTGCGGGAAGCGGGAGAACGGATTCCTCCCTTGCTCGGAGAAACGGACCAAGCGCGGTTGGTGCGAAGCGTGTTGGCGGAAAAAGGATTTCCGTCCGATGACGAATCCGTCTCGGAACGGGTGTCTCAAATCGGTCTTTGCAAAAGCATGGGGATTCTTCCGGGACGACTCAAGGTGAAAGAAGAAAGAAACATCCGGTTTCGTGAGCTGTTTCAGGAATATGAAGAAAGGAAACGCCGGGCGGGAGTCTGGGATTACGACGATATTCTCATCACGGTGCTCAGGCGCCTCACCGCTTCTGAAACCGCCCGGGAATGGACCGGACGGTTTGAACACATTCTCGTGGACGAATTTCAGGACATCAATCAGGTACAGTATGAAGCCGTCAAACGGTTGGCAGGGACGTCGGGGGGATTGTTCGTCGTGGGTGACGACGACCAGGCCATTTACGGGTTTCGGGGTAGCGACCCTCGGTTCATGCTCAGGATGGAACACGATTTCCCCGGGATTCGCAAGGTGTTGCTGCGCACAAACTACCGCAGCACGGAAGAGATCATTCAGGCGGGAGAGCGGCTCATATCCCGGAACCGGATGAGACAGGCCAAGCCGCGGGAGGGAACGGGAATCCGGGGTCCTGAACCGATCCTTTGGCAGCCCGAAGACGAGGAGCAGGAAGCGGAGTGGGTTCTCCGGCAATTGACGGACGGAACGGAATCGGCGGTTTTGTTCCGAACGACGACACAGGCCCGTGCGTTGATCGATCTTCTGGTTCGAAAGAACATTCCGTTTTTCGCTTATCCGGGCGAAAGCTCCTTTTACCGCAAATGGCAGGTGCAGGATGTGCTGGCATATCTCCGGACGGCCCTCCGGCCGGACGATTCGGAATCGCTGTCGAGAATCATCAATCGTCCGCAACGGTTTGTCAACGGAGAAGATTGCCTGGCGGCAGCGAAACAGAGAGCCCGTGAGACCGGGATCTCCTTGCTTGAATGTCTCCCCGGGCTTTTCGGACTTTCGCGCCGGCAGGCAAAGGCCATGGAGCAACTGGTGAATCATGTACGGCAGCTTCGCCGCATGTCAGCCAAAAAGGCCGTGCGGGCGGTCCGACACGCGGTGGGATACGACAGGTGGATGGAAACGTTCTGCGAGCAAACGGGCAATGATCCGTCCGCCTTTGCGGAGCCGCTGGAAGAATTGGAGCGGGCCGCGGAAGCGTTCCCGTCCGTTGAAGGGTTTTTGGACCATGTCGGCAAGGTGGAACAAGCGTTGGAAAATCCCTGTCCGGACAGCCCGATCAAACTCATGACGCTTCACAAGTCGAAGGGGCTCGAATTTGATCGGGTGTTCATCATCGGTCTCCAAGCCGCGGTGTTTCCGCATCGTCGGGCGCTTGCGGGATCCGAATCCCGGATCCGGGAAGCCTGGGAAGAAGAGCGACGACTTCTGTACGTGGGAATCACCCGAACAAGGAAGGAACTGATACTTTCCGCCGCCAAACACCGGCTGGGCAAGCGGGTCGGCATTTCTCCGTTCGTCCGGGAACTGGGACCGGGAGAATTTCCGTCGTCAAGGGGTTCGGAGACGGACGGCAAGGTTCGCTCCGACGAACGTTCGGAGGCCGGAAAACCGGAAGAAGACAAGACAAGGTTCCTGTCCGAACCGTTGAAACCGGGAATGCGGATTTCGCACGTCAAATTCGGCGTCGGTGAAGTGATTCGGGTGACATCGCTGGACGGGGCCGTTCCCGGAAGAAAGGTGTTGGTTCGCTTCGGGGAAGGCACCCGTTGGCTTCATTTCGAATTGTCCAGACAGCTGGGGCTGGTTGCGGTCACATGA
- a CDS encoding inorganic diphosphatase, whose protein sequence is MARELIVDAFIEIPTGSQNKYEYDKEKGVFRLDRVLYSPMHYPTEYGYLENTLAEDGDPLDILVMTTFPTFPGCVIKSRVIGVLLMSDDKGQDEKLLAVPTDDPRFNEVKSLNDVPPHILKEIAHFFQVYKDLENKETHIVGWKDADYAANLYDECVKRYQESR, encoded by the coding sequence ATGGCGCGCGAACTGATCGTCGATGCGTTCATCGAAATCCCCACGGGAAGTCAGAACAAATACGAATATGACAAGGAAAAAGGCGTATTCCGCCTGGACCGTGTTCTGTACTCCCCGATGCATTATCCGACCGAATACGGATATCTGGAAAACACGCTCGCCGAAGACGGCGACCCGCTGGACATCCTGGTGATGACCACTTTCCCGACGTTCCCGGGATGCGTCATCAAAAGCCGGGTGATCGGAGTGCTCCTGATGTCCGATGACAAAGGTCAGGATGAAAAATTGTTGGCCGTTCCGACGGACGACCCGCGTTTCAACGAAGTGAAAAGCCTGAACGACGTTCCGCCGCACATTTTGAAAGAGATCGCCCACTTCTTCCAGGTGTACAAAGATCTCGAAAACAAGGAAACCCACATCGTCGGTTGGAAAGACGCGGATTACGCGGCAAACCTGTATGACGAATGCGTCAAGCGTTACCAGGAATCCCGGTAA
- a CDS encoding rhodanese-like domain-containing protein, translating to MTEGVLFHISPEEFAEMIRKGGIDGQVVDVREEWEWEEVRLEGAVLIPLGKLPAKIGEIDPAQKVYLLCAHGIRSLHAARFLLNHGFRNVVNVDGGVAAVLTEWKRREERS from the coding sequence ATGACGGAAGGAGTTCTGTTTCACATCAGTCCGGAGGAATTTGCGGAGATGATCAGGAAGGGCGGCATCGACGGACAGGTGGTGGATGTGCGGGAAGAGTGGGAATGGGAAGAAGTCCGTCTGGAGGGGGCGGTCCTGATTCCCCTGGGCAAATTGCCGGCAAAGATCGGGGAGATCGATCCGGCCCAAAAAGTGTATCTCCTCTGTGCACACGGCATTCGCAGCCTGCATGCGGCCCGATTTCTCCTGAACCATGGGTTTCGAAACGTCGTCAACGTGGACGGGGGAGTGGCCGCGGTCCTGACGGAATGGAAAAGACGGGAAGAGCGTTCATGA
- a CDS encoding ferredoxin — MRTWVDKDTCIACGACGATAPDVYAYDEDGIAYVLLDDNTGTADVPEDLWDDVRDAAEGCPTDSIKVEE, encoded by the coding sequence ATGCGCACTTGGGTGGACAAAGATACTTGCATCGCCTGCGGAGCATGCGGAGCAACCGCTCCAGACGTATATGCCTACGATGAAGACGGCATCGCCTATGTTCTGCTCGATGACAATACCGGCACCGCCGATGTACCGGAAGACCTGTGGGATGACGTGCGTGATGCCGCGGAAGGTTGCCCGACGGATTCGATCAAAGTCGAAGAATGA
- a CDS encoding CPBP family intramembrane glutamic endopeptidase, translating into MKPSLEKKDVLIAFYGTQLPLLGIGIWLLWRKGSLHAGYFAFGDIQMWVWGLAAGVAVILADLWLMRVVPISHWDDGGINRLLFQNTPGWQILLIAVIAAFSEEILFRGVLLDWIGLWGSSLLFVLMHTRYLRKWLLVTVVAVVGLLFGWMTERTGHLAPAIMAHFLVDAVMGFLYRNLSDKEGSADSP; encoded by the coding sequence ATGAAACCTTCGCTTGAAAAAAAGGACGTGCTCATCGCTTTTTATGGTACCCAATTGCCGCTCCTTGGAATCGGCATCTGGCTCCTGTGGCGAAAGGGATCCTTGCATGCGGGATATTTTGCTTTCGGCGACATACAGATGTGGGTGTGGGGACTTGCTGCCGGAGTCGCGGTGATTCTGGCCGATCTTTGGCTCATGCGCGTGGTCCCGATCAGTCATTGGGATGACGGGGGGATCAACAGACTTCTGTTTCAAAACACACCGGGGTGGCAGATTTTGCTGATCGCCGTGATCGCCGCATTCAGCGAGGAGATTTTGTTCCGCGGCGTGCTGTTGGATTGGATCGGCCTTTGGGGAAGTTCCCTTCTGTTTGTGCTGATGCACACCCGTTATCTCCGAAAATGGTTGCTGGTGACCGTCGTGGCCGTCGTGGGTCTTTTGTTCGGATGGATGACGGAGCGGACGGGACATCTTGCTCCGGCGATCATGGCCCATTTCCTGGTGGATGCCGTGATGGGCTTTCTGTACCGCAATCTGTCCGACAAGGAGGGGTCCGCAGATTCTCCGTAA
- a CDS encoding YkvA family protein, protein MKVLKRLRFVVKFWRFLPFLKDYFFSKEVSLGKKALPVAAILTYIFLPIDIIPDFFAVFGWTDDLFVSTFILQLLAGLAPESLKKKYPELNEP, encoded by the coding sequence ATGAAGGTTCTCAAGAGACTCCGGTTTGTCGTCAAGTTTTGGCGATTTCTTCCCTTTCTTAAAGATTATTTCTTTTCAAAAGAGGTTTCGTTGGGAAAAAAGGCATTGCCCGTTGCGGCCATTCTCACCTACATTTTTCTTCCGATTGACATCATTCCCGATTTTTTCGCCGTATTCGGATGGACGGACGATCTGTTCGTTTCGACGTTCATCCTGCAATTGCTGGCGGGTTTGGCCCCGGAATCCCTGAAGAAAAAATACCCCGAGCTGAACGAACCGTGA
- a CDS encoding genetic competence negative regulator — translation MRVERLGGDKIRFFLTLDDLADRGIEKEDMWRDIPKVHELFRDMMEQAYEELGFEVAGPVAVEVFALPAQGMVVVVTRGRAPKPEDAELMDEDHEDLYQLEVTMEETEDIVFRFADFEDLLQAVIRVRPLVKRGGKVFAWENRYFLLFGKDLETESVEDLVAILSEYGEASAVTEAWLEEYGKIVCPADGVAKLVDSFAPHA, via the coding sequence ATGCGTGTCGAGCGTCTGGGGGGAGACAAAATCCGGTTCTTTTTAACCTTGGACGATCTGGCTGATCGCGGGATTGAAAAAGAGGACATGTGGCGCGACATCCCCAAAGTGCACGAACTGTTTCGCGACATGATGGAACAGGCTTATGAAGAGCTGGGCTTTGAAGTGGCCGGGCCGGTTGCGGTGGAGGTGTTCGCGTTGCCCGCCCAGGGCATGGTGGTCGTGGTCACCCGCGGACGCGCTCCCAAACCGGAAGACGCGGAATTGATGGACGAGGATCACGAAGATTTGTACCAGTTGGAAGTGACGATGGAGGAGACGGAAGACATCGTTTTCCGTTTCGCGGATTTCGAAGATCTTCTGCAGGCAGTGATTCGCGTCCGGCCGCTCGTCAAACGGGGCGGAAAGGTGTTCGCCTGGGAAAACCGGTATTTTCTTCTGTTCGGGAAAGACCTGGAAACCGAATCGGTGGAGGATCTGGTGGCGATCCTTTCCGAGTACGGCGAAGCGTCGGCGGTTACCGAAGCCTGGTTGGAGGAATACGGAAAAATCGTCTGTCCGGCCGATGGCGTCGCCAAGTTGGTGGATTCGTTCGCGCCGCATGCATGA
- a CDS encoding PIG-L deacetylase family protein — translation MTGKVLYCFAHPDDESFTCGGTIARFASMGRYQALYCATRGEAGKTGNPPVCTHEELGDRRALELENAARILGLNEVILRDHGDGRLHERRDELKADIRSVLDRIRPDVVITFPPSGISGHRDHQVIQQVTLDAVRETSFPTKLYYIVIPESISHFCPPNVIRTPDEYISMTVDVTLFQNVIAEALRAHRSQNISVERVFPGVLQGDFSRLRTHEYYQFVMQTDA, via the coding sequence ATGACCGGGAAGGTTCTGTATTGTTTTGCCCATCCAGACGACGAAAGCTTCACTTGCGGAGGCACCATTGCCCGGTTCGCTTCCATGGGCCGGTACCAGGCACTGTACTGCGCCACACGTGGAGAAGCCGGAAAAACGGGAAATCCGCCGGTATGTACTCACGAAGAACTCGGAGACCGCCGTGCACTCGAACTGGAAAACGCCGCCCGAATTCTCGGATTGAACGAAGTGATCCTCCGTGATCACGGGGACGGTCGGCTTCACGAACGGCGGGATGAGCTCAAGGCCGATATCCGCTCCGTGTTGGACCGCATTCGTCCGGATGTTGTTATCACCTTCCCACCGTCTGGGATCTCGGGACACCGCGATCATCAGGTGATCCAACAAGTCACTCTGGACGCGGTCCGCGAAACATCTTTCCCTACCAAACTTTACTATATTGTGATACCGGAATCAATCTCTCATTTCTGCCCGCCGAACGTCATCCGAACCCCGGATGAATATATATCCATGACCGTGGACGTCACTTTGTTCCAAAACGTGATCGCCGAAGCGCTTCGCGCCCACAGATCCCAGAACATTTCCGTGGAACGGGTGTTTCCCGGGGTATTGCAGGGAGACTTTTCCCGGCTCCGGACGCATGAATATTATCAATTCGTCATGCAAACGGATGCGTAA
- a CDS encoding Glu/Leu/Phe/Val family dehydrogenase: MTAGRASEERENLDVLVSTQIVIKQALEKLGYPESMYELLKEPLRMLTVRIPVRMDDGTVKVFTGYRAQHNDAVGPTKGGIRFHPDVTESEVKALSIWMSLKAGIVDLPYGGGKGGIVCDPRKMSFGELERLSRGYVRAISQIVGPAKDIPAPDVFTNSQIMAWMMDEYSRIREFDSPGFITGKPLVLGGSRGRETATAKGVTMMIREAAKKRGIDIRGARVVVQGFGNAGSFLSKFMHDAGAKVIGISDAYGALYDPDGLDIDYLLERRDSFGTVTKLFKDTITNKELLELDCDILVPAAVENQITIENAHNIKASIVVEAANGPTTLEATRILHERGVLLVPDVLASAGGVTVSYFEWVQNNQGYYWSEEEVERKLEEIMVNAFENVYNTAQTRKVDMRLAAYMVGVRKMAEACRFRGWV, from the coding sequence GTGACAGCAGGCCGAGCGTCGGAAGAGCGGGAGAATCTGGACGTATTGGTGTCCACGCAGATCGTGATCAAACAGGCGCTGGAAAAGCTGGGATATCCCGAAAGCATGTACGAGCTTTTGAAGGAGCCGCTTCGCATGCTCACCGTCCGCATTCCGGTCCGGATGGACGACGGAACGGTCAAAGTGTTCACCGGGTACCGGGCACAGCACAATGACGCCGTCGGTCCCACCAAAGGAGGGATCCGGTTCCACCCCGACGTCACGGAATCGGAAGTGAAGGCGTTGTCGATCTGGATGAGCCTGAAAGCGGGGATTGTCGATTTGCCTTACGGCGGAGGCAAGGGGGGCATCGTCTGCGACCCGCGCAAGATGTCGTTCGGTGAGCTCGAACGCCTGTCACGCGGCTACGTCCGTGCCATCAGCCAAATCGTCGGTCCGGCCAAAGACATTCCTGCCCCCGACGTTTTCACCAACTCCCAAATCATGGCCTGGATGATGGACGAGTACAGCCGGATTCGCGAGTTCGATTCACCGGGTTTCATCACCGGCAAGCCGTTGGTGCTCGGCGGTTCTCGCGGACGTGAAACCGCGACCGCCAAAGGTGTGACCATGATGATCCGTGAAGCCGCGAAGAAGCGCGGCATTGACATCCGAGGAGCCCGCGTGGTGGTTCAGGGCTTCGGCAATGCCGGCAGCTTCCTCTCCAAATTCATGCATGATGCCGGCGCCAAGGTGATCGGGATCTCCGACGCTTATGGGGCACTCTACGATCCGGACGGCCTGGATATCGATTACCTGCTCGAACGCAGGGACTCGTTCGGCACGGTGACCAAGCTGTTCAAAGACACCATCACCAACAAGGAACTGCTTGAGCTGGATTGCGACATTCTGGTACCGGCCGCCGTGGAAAACCAGATCACGATCGAAAACGCCCACAACATCAAGGCGTCGATCGTGGTGGAGGCCGCCAACGGTCCGACCACGCTGGAAGCGACCCGCATTCTTCACGAGCGTGGTGTCCTCTTGGTGCCGGACGTGCTGGCAAGCGCGGGCGGAGTCACCGTTTCCTATTTCGAATGGGTGCAAAACAACCAAGGTTACTACTGGTCGGAAGAAGAAGTGGAACGGAAATTGGAAGAAATCATGGTCAACGCATTTGAAAATGTTTACAACACCGCCCAAACCCGCAAAGTGGACATGCGTCTTGCCGCCTACATGGTGGGAGTGCGCAAGATGGCAGAAGCATGCCGCTTCCGCGGATGGGTATAA
- a CDS encoding YpdA family putative bacillithiol disulfide reductase, with translation MLDVVVIGAGPCGIAAAIEMKQQGLNVLIIEKGCLVNSIYHYPLAMKFFSSADNLEIGGIPFITVHDKPTRAEALAYYRTVVRIHELKVHTYEKVTDLRRHESGFLIFTESKHGIRQYEAKHVILATGYYDQPHMMGVPGEELPHVHHYFRDAHPYADQKVAVIGGRNSAIDAALECYQVGADVTMIYRKAEFHESVKAWVRPVIENAIKHGRIRMHWESEVEEIKPGKVVIRKRGQVMEVPADVVFAMTGYRPDLTLLRKAGAVLDEKTGTPVLTSHMETTVPGLYLAGVVATGADATKIFIENGRYHGQLIARDIVEKQRV, from the coding sequence ATGCTGGATGTCGTCGTCATCGGAGCAGGCCCTTGCGGCATTGCGGCCGCCATTGAAATGAAACAACAAGGTTTGAACGTACTGATCATCGAAAAAGGATGCCTGGTGAACTCGATTTACCATTATCCGCTGGCCATGAAGTTTTTCAGCAGCGCCGACAATTTGGAAATCGGGGGAATTCCGTTCATCACCGTTCATGACAAACCGACCCGGGCGGAAGCATTGGCCTACTACCGGACCGTGGTGCGCATTCACGAGCTGAAGGTGCACACCTATGAAAAGGTGACGGATCTTCGCAGACATGAATCGGGATTTCTCATTTTCACCGAATCCAAACACGGAATCAGGCAGTACGAAGCGAAACATGTCATCTTGGCAACGGGCTATTACGATCAACCTCACATGATGGGCGTTCCCGGAGAAGAATTGCCGCATGTCCATCACTATTTCCGGGACGCGCATCCGTATGCGGATCAAAAGGTGGCGGTGATCGGCGGACGGAATTCCGCGATCGATGCGGCGCTGGAGTGTTATCAGGTGGGAGCCGACGTGACCATGATCTATCGGAAGGCCGAGTTTCATGAAAGCGTCAAGGCTTGGGTTCGTCCGGTGATCGAAAATGCCATCAAACATGGACGGATCCGCATGCATTGGGAATCGGAAGTGGAGGAAATCAAGCCCGGCAAAGTGGTGATCAGGAAGCGGGGACAGGTGATGGAAGTGCCTGCGGACGTGGTGTTTGCCATGACCGGGTACCGTCCGGATCTGACACTTCTGCGCAAAGCGGGAGCCGTTCTGGACGAAAAGACGGGAACGCCGGTGCTGACATCCCATATGGAAACCACCGTTCCCGGGCTGTATTTGGCCGGTGTGGTGGCCACCGGTGCCGACGCGACGAAAATCTTCATTGAAAACGGTCGATATCATGGTCAACTGATTGCCCGTGACATCGTGGAAAAACAGCGGGTGTGA